In a single window of the Drosophila miranda strain MSH22 chromosome XL, D.miranda_PacBio2.1, whole genome shotgun sequence genome:
- the LOC108164617 gene encoding mucin-2-like isoform X2, producing MKLFIGFLIASLLLINCSNVFSLRIVRRTSTTECPTTEPTCETTTPECPTTEPPCGCTETSPPCETTTPECPTTEPPTCETTTTECPTTEPTCETETSPPCETTTPECPTTEPTTCETTTPECPTTEPPCGCTETSPPCETTTTECPTTEPPTCETTTPECPTTEPPTCETTTPECPTTELPTCETTTPECPETSPPCETTTTECPTTTSTTLRSTECPTTEPPCGCTGTTPSSTTPRTTRKTTTTECPTTTSTTLRTTECPTTEPPCGCTGTTPSSTTPRTTRKTTTTTLRTTRKTTTTECPTTTSTTMRTTECPTTEPPCGCTGTTPSSTTPRTTRKTTTTECPTTTSTTLRTTECPTTEPPCGCTGTTPSSTTPRTTRKTTTTECPTTTSTPRTTRKTTTTECPTTTTTLRTTRKTTTTTECPTTTSTTLRTTECPTTEPPCGCTGTTPSSTTQRTTRKTTTTECPTTTSTTLRTTRKTTTTECPTTTSTTLRTTECPTTEPPCGCTGTTPSTTSPTTSTTSDCTTPSITPTTDEPCRTTKRRKTSTRKSKTTTEKSKTTSKKHKKSKTTSRKPKTTKKHLKSKNPTKKCTATPKPPCWFPIPLPCFLTPRPCPTPKPKCGCE from the exons ATGAAGCTCTTTATTGGCTTCCTAATTG CGAGCTTACTGCTTATAAACTGCTCGAACGTCTTCTCGTTACGTATCGTCCGAAGGACGT CCACCACAGAATGCCCCACCACCGAACCGACCTGTGAGACTACCACCCCGGAATGCCCCACCACCGAACCGCCGTGTGGTTGCACGGAGACGTCACCGCCCTGTGAGACTACCACCCCGGAATGCCCCACCACCGAGCCACCGACCTGTGAGACTACCACCACAGAATGCCCCACCACCGAACCGACCTGTGAGACGGAGACGTCACCGCCCTGTGAGACTACCACCCCGGAATGCCCCACCACCGAGCCTACGACCTGTGAGACTACCACACCGGAATGCCCCACCACTGAGCCGCCGTGTGGTTGCACGGAGACGTCACCTCCCTGTGAGACTACCACCACAGAATGCCCCACCACCGAGCCACCGACCTGTGAGACTACCACCCCTGAATGCCCCACCACTGAGCCACCGACCTGTGAGACTACCACCCCGGAATGCCCCACCACTGAGCTACCGACCTGTGAGACTACCACCCCGGAATGCCCGGAGACTTCACCTCCCTGTGAGACTACCACCACAGAAtgccccaccaccaccagcaccacccTGCGCTCCACAGAATGCCCCACCACCGAGCCACCGTGTGGTTGCACGGGAACGACACCCAGCTCCACCACCCCGCGCACCACCCGTAAAACCACCACCACAGAAtgccccaccaccaccagcaccacccTGCGCACCACAGAATGCCCCACCACCGAGCCACCGTGTGGTTGCACGGGAACGACACCCAGCTCCACCACCCCGCGCACCACCCGTAagaccaccaccaccacactGCGCACCACCCGTAAGACCACCACCACAGAAtgccccaccaccaccagcaccaccatGCGCACCACAGAATGCCCCACCACCGAGCCACCGTGTGGTTGCACGGGAACGACACCCAGCTCCACCACCCCGCGCACCACCCGTAAGACCACCACCACAGAAtgccccaccaccaccagcaccacccTGCGCACCACAGAATGCCCCACCACCGAGCCACCGTGTGGTTGCACGGGAACGACACCCAGCTCCACCACCCCGCGCACCACCCGTAAGACCACCACCACAGAAtgccccaccaccaccagcaccccGCGCACCACCCGTAAGACCACCACCACAGAAtgccccaccaccaccaccaccctgCGCACCACCCGTAagaccaccaccaccacagaatgccccaccaccaccagcaccacccTGCGCACCACAGAATGCCCCACCACCGAGCCACCGTGTGGTTGCACGGGAACGACACCCAGCTCCACCACCCAGCGCACCACCCGTAAGACCACCACCACAGAAtgccccaccaccaccagcaccacccTGCGCACCACCCGTAAGACTACCACCACAGAAtgccccaccaccaccagcaccacccTGCGCACCACAGAATGCCCCACCACCGAGCCACCGTGTGGTTGCACGGGAACGACACCCAGCACCACCTCccccaccaccagcaccacctCAGACTGCACCACCCCCAGCATCACACCTACTACTGACGAGCCCTGCAGGACAACTAAAAGACGCAAAACCTCCACCAGAAAGTCCAAAACCACCACCGAAAAATCAAAAACCACTtccaaaaaacacaaaaaatcCAAGACCACTTCCAGAAAACCCAAAACAACCAAAAAACACCTCAAATCCAAAAACCCCaccaaaaaatgcacagccaCACCAAAGCCGCCCTGTTGGTTCCCCATCCCATTGCCCTGCTTCCTTACCCCAAGGCCCTGCCCCACCCCTAAGCCCAAGTGCGGCTGCGAATAG
- the LOC108164617 gene encoding mucin-2-like isoform X1: MKLFIGFLIASLLLINCSNVFSLRIVRRTSTPECPTTEPPTCETTTTECPTTEPTCETTTPECPTTEPPCGCTETSPPCETTTPECPTTEPPTCETTTTECPTTEPTCETETSPPCETTTPECPTTEPTTCETTTPECPTTEPPCGCTETSPPCETTTTECPTTEPPTCETTTPECPTTEPPTCETTTPECPTTELPTCETTTPECPETSPPCETTTTECPTTTSTTLRSTECPTTEPPCGCTGTTPSSTTPRTTRKTTTTECPTTTSTTLRTTECPTTEPPCGCTGTTPSSTTPRTTRKTTTTTLRTTRKTTTTECPTTTSTTMRTTECPTTEPPCGCTGTTPSSTTPRTTRKTTTTECPTTTSTTLRTTECPTTEPPCGCTGTTPSSTTPRTTRKTTTTECPTTTSTPRTTRKTTTTECPTTTTTLRTTRKTTTTTECPTTTSTTLRTTECPTTEPPCGCTGTTPSSTTQRTTRKTTTTECPTTTSTTLRTTRKTTTTECPTTTSTTLRTTECPTTEPPCGCTGTTPSTTSPTTSTTSDCTTPSITPTTDEPCRTTKRRKTSTRKSKTTTEKSKTTSKKHKKSKTTSRKPKTTKKHLKSKNPTKKCTATPKPPCWFPIPLPCFLTPRPCPTPKPKCGCE; the protein is encoded by the exons ATGAAGCTCTTTATTGGCTTCCTAATTG CGAGCTTACTGCTTATAAACTGCTCGAACGTCTTCTCGTTACGTATCGTCCGAAGGACGTCCACCCCGGAATGCCCCACCACCGAGCCACCGACCTGTGAGACTACCACCACAGAATGCCCCACCACCGAACCGACCTGTGAGACTACCACCCCGGAATGCCCCACCACCGAACCGCCGTGTGGTTGCACGGAGACGTCACCGCCCTGTGAGACTACCACCCCGGAATGCCCCACCACCGAGCCACCGACCTGTGAGACTACCACCACAGAATGCCCCACCACCGAACCGACCTGTGAGACGGAGACGTCACCGCCCTGTGAGACTACCACCCCGGAATGCCCCACCACCGAGCCTACGACCTGTGAGACTACCACACCGGAATGCCCCACCACTGAGCCGCCGTGTGGTTGCACGGAGACGTCACCTCCCTGTGAGACTACCACCACAGAATGCCCCACCACCGAGCCACCGACCTGTGAGACTACCACCCCTGAATGCCCCACCACTGAGCCACCGACCTGTGAGACTACCACCCCGGAATGCCCCACCACTGAGCTACCGACCTGTGAGACTACCACCCCGGAATGCCCGGAGACTTCACCTCCCTGTGAGACTACCACCACAGAAtgccccaccaccaccagcaccacccTGCGCTCCACAGAATGCCCCACCACCGAGCCACCGTGTGGTTGCACGGGAACGACACCCAGCTCCACCACCCCGCGCACCACCCGTAAAACCACCACCACAGAAtgccccaccaccaccagcaccacccTGCGCACCACAGAATGCCCCACCACCGAGCCACCGTGTGGTTGCACGGGAACGACACCCAGCTCCACCACCCCGCGCACCACCCGTAagaccaccaccaccacactGCGCACCACCCGTAAGACCACCACCACAGAAtgccccaccaccaccagcaccaccatGCGCACCACAGAATGCCCCACCACCGAGCCACCGTGTGGTTGCACGGGAACGACACCCAGCTCCACCACCCCGCGCACCACCCGTAAGACCACCACCACAGAAtgccccaccaccaccagcaccacccTGCGCACCACAGAATGCCCCACCACCGAGCCACCGTGTGGTTGCACGGGAACGACACCCAGCTCCACCACCCCGCGCACCACCCGTAAGACCACCACCACAGAAtgccccaccaccaccagcaccccGCGCACCACCCGTAAGACCACCACCACAGAAtgccccaccaccaccaccaccctgCGCACCACCCGTAagaccaccaccaccacagaatgccccaccaccaccagcaccacccTGCGCACCACAGAATGCCCCACCACCGAGCCACCGTGTGGTTGCACGGGAACGACACCCAGCTCCACCACCCAGCGCACCACCCGTAAGACCACCACCACAGAAtgccccaccaccaccagcaccacccTGCGCACCACCCGTAAGACTACCACCACAGAAtgccccaccaccaccagcaccacccTGCGCACCACAGAATGCCCCACCACCGAGCCACCGTGTGGTTGCACGGGAACGACACCCAGCACCACCTCccccaccaccagcaccacctCAGACTGCACCACCCCCAGCATCACACCTACTACTGACGAGCCCTGCAGGACAACTAAAAGACGCAAAACCTCCACCAGAAAGTCCAAAACCACCACCGAAAAATCAAAAACCACTtccaaaaaacacaaaaaatcCAAGACCACTTCCAGAAAACCCAAAACAACCAAAAAACACCTCAAATCCAAAAACCCCaccaaaaaatgcacagccaCACCAAAGCCGCCCTGTTGGTTCCCCATCCCATTGCCCTGCTTCCTTACCCCAAGGCCCTGCCCCACCCCTAAGCCCAAGTGCGGCTGCGAATAG
- the LOC108164594 gene encoding serine-rich adhesin for platelets isoform X1, whose protein sequence is MSAGINALIQAVLFLEQNEKPPQAGGGGAGGGIGLVPQPMPLHCINGNVGYRSSKSIGIPTNNNNNNNNSASQHNRNTTGSNGIIGSIAAAAAASSSSSLSGSVYANGNGNGNGHNSISDRSNSSSCGSNSNSPRSQLVANGGAGHDYDYVGSVSVVAPTTAAAHGQLEASSLRHSEGRTIISEDENSSSNSNNSYSRLLQHQQLQKQLNTTSVIAASRAVVAAERGSSPNSPTSPVKSPTSNATSAAASVAFILRANASGAAPTLIHQAAKHKLSNGSGSGSVTSGGGSEIPRKYLLVSDGKGSVYPAPDSGTSATAAGGSTAIASAAASAFLLGASHGVGVGNAIWQESQRHHPQHQQQKNVLGKTGIPLTPPPMPTRKAADTNARIRSYSLSSHKFSAPGQGDSQQHHHPLGYVNGGRVVGGASSSYRQPINVQAAASAAAAAAAAASIASSSSVSTSAPAVGSQLSHGGRRRTTSSNSNGAGTREVHNKLEKNRRAQLKECYDQLKRELPMGDEDRKKTSNLIILDTAHKYVKQLRQRDREQEAEAERLAKQKIELQKRLNSLKRDTDQQSIPLNEKAVCLAAGSSASATASGRNGTTILFDATTASVCATGLTTVISKTNATTPAATAAAAAAAAATVGGGLGAGTNSKHISSASGKAVAVSVATAGNHLISGNGNGNGNGNGNGTTTGTAIMTIKNGSILAISPTAIQHNSQHSSPAGSPTSVTMGATATRGSPTPSTPSPSPSSSSSGVSSSASFMSSSSSSSSSSSSSSSSSSSSSSSSSSPTQTTTAHLLGSRSVGLKYHGAAGGPGTALNGGATIVATAVPSAAGSANGFHQADKDRNYNFLMLSAGTTAQ, encoded by the exons ATGTCAGCGGGCATAAATGCGCTAATACAAGCGGTGCTCTTCCTTGAGCAGAATGAGAAGCCCCCGCAGgcgggaggaggaggagctggtGGTGGGATCGGCCTGGTGCCGCAGCCGATGCCGCTGCACTGCATCAATGGGAATGTCGGTTATCGGAGCAGCAAGAGCATCGGTATacccaccaacaacaacaacaacaacaacaacagcgcgAGTCAGCACAATAGAAACACAACGGGGAGTAACGGCATCATTGGCAGCATTgctgcggcagcggcagcatcgtcatcatcatcgttgTCGGGTTCCGTGTATGCAAACGGAAATGGTAACGGTAATGGCCACAACAGCATCAGCGAtcggagcaacagcagcagctgcggcagcaacagcaacagtccACGCAGTCAATTGGTGGCAAACGGCGGTGCTGGCCATGATTACGACTACGTTGGCAGCGTCAGCGTTGTTGCACCCACCACTGCCGCCGCCCATGGACAATTGGAGGCGTCATCGCTGCGCCACAGCGAAGGTCGCACCATTATCTCGG AGGATGAAAACTCCTCGTCCAACTCCAACAACTCCTACTCGCGACTGCTGCAACACCAACAGCTACAGAAGCAACTAAATACAACATCAGTGATAGCAGCGAGCAGAGCAGTGGTAGCGGCAGAAAGAGGCAGTAGCCCAAACTCTCCAACGTCTCCCGTCAAATCTCCCACCTCCAACGCCACTTCAGCCGCCGCCTCCGTGGCTTTCATTCTGCGGGCGAACGCCAGTGGCGCGGCCCCAACCTTGATCCATCAGGCTGCAAAGCACAAACTGagcaacggcagcggcagtggcagtgtcaCTAGTGGCGGTGGATCGGAGATTCCGCGCAAATATCTGCTGGTGTCGGATGGCAAGGGCAGTGTCTACCCGGCGCCAGACAGCGGCACCAGTGCGACAGCGGCAGGAGGCTCCACCGCTATTGCATCCGCGGCCGCCTCCGCCTTTCTGTTGGGTGCCAGCCATGGGGTAGGCGTGGGCAATGCCATTTGGCAGGAGAGTCAGCGGCACCACccccagcaccagcaacagaaGAATGTCCTGGGGAAGACAGGGATACCACTCACCCCGCCACCGATGCCCACACGCAAAGCGGCCGACACGAATGCCCGTATACGCTCGTACTCACTGTCCTCCCATAAATTTTCAGCGCCCGGCCAAGGCGACagccagcagcaccaccacccaCTGGGCTATGTGAATGGCGGACGGGTGGTGGGCGGCGCCAGCAGCTCCTACCGCCAGCCCATCAATGTCCAGGCGGCAGCGAGcgcggcggcagcagccgccgcaGCAGCGTCGATAGCCAGCAGCTCCTCCGTTTCGACATCGGCGCCAGCGGTGGGATCACAGCTAAGCCACGGCGGACGGAGGCGCACAACCAGCTCCAACAGCAACGG AGCTGGGACTCGGGAGGTGCACAACAAGCTGGAGAAGAACCGTCGGGCCCAGCTGAAGGAGTGCTACGATCAGCTGAAGAGGGAGCTTCCCATGGGGGACGAGGATCGCAAGAAGACCTCCAATTTGATAATACTCGATACGGCCCATAAATATGTCAAG CAATTGAGGCAGCGGGATCGCGAAcaggaggcggaggcggagcgTCTGGCCAAGCAGAAGATTGAGCTGCAAAAGCGATTGAATAGCTTGAAAAGGGACACCGACCAGCAGAGCATTCCACTGAATGAAAAAG CCGTTTGCCTGGCGGCCGGCTCATCAGCATCCGCAACAGCCAGTGGACGCAACGGAACAACCATACTGTTTGATGCCACAACAGCCTCTGTCTGTGCAACTGGG CTAACAACTGTGATAAGCAAAACGAATgcaacaacaccagcagcaaccgccgccgccgccgccgcagcagcagcaacagtgggTGGAGGATTAGGAGCCGGAACCAACTCCAAGCACATCTCCTCTGCCAGCGGGAAagctgtggctgtgtctgtCGCTACTGCTGGAAACCACTTGATCTCCGgtaatggaaatggaaatgggaatggaaaCGGAAACGGGACCACCACCGGAACAGCCATCATGACAATTAAGAACGGCAGCATTCTGGCCATCTCACCAACGGCCATCCAGCATAACTCCCAGCACAGCAGTCCGGCGGGCAGTCCCACGAGCGTGACGATGGGTGCAACCGCAACACGTGGTTCGCCCACACCATCGACGCCGTCGCCATCGCCCAGCTCCTCGTCGAGCGGTGTCTCGTCGTCGGCCTCATTCATGAgctcctcatcatcatcgtcgtcctcctcctcatcctcgtcgtcgtcgtccagCTCATCGTCAAGCTCCTCATCGTCGCCCACACAGACGACGACCGCGCATCTATTGGGATCGCGCAGCGTTGGCCTCAAGTATCATGGGGCCGCAGGTGGCCCTGGCACCGCCCTAAATGGAGGCGCCACCATAGTGGCAACCGCAGTGCCATCAGCTGCGGGATCAGCGAATG GTTTCCATCAGGCGGACAAGGATCGTAATTACAATTTCTTGATGCTCAGTGCTGGCACAACGGCGCAGTAA
- the LOC108164594 gene encoding uncharacterized protein DDB_G0283357 isoform X2, with amino-acid sequence MSAGINALIQAVLFLEQNEKPPQAGGGGAGGGIGLVPQPMPLHCINGNVGYRSSKSIGIPTNNNNNNNNSASQHNRNTTGSNGIIGSIAAAAAASSSSSLSGSVYANGNGNGNGHNSISDRSNSSSCGSNSNSPRSQLVANGGAGHDYDYVGSVSVVAPTTAAAHGQLEASSLRHSEGRTIISAPGQGDSQQHHHPLGYVNGGRVVGGASSSYRQPINVQAAASAAAAAAAAASIASSSSVSTSAPAVGSQLSHGGRRRTTSSNSNGAGTREVHNKLEKNRRAQLKECYDQLKRELPMGDEDRKKTSNLIILDTAHKYVKQLRQRDREQEAEAERLAKQKIELQKRLNSLKRDTDQQSIPLNEKAVCLAAGSSASATASGRNGTTILFDATTASVCATGLTTVISKTNATTPAATAAAAAAAAATVGGGLGAGTNSKHISSASGKAVAVSVATAGNHLISGNGNGNGNGNGNGTTTGTAIMTIKNGSILAISPTAIQHNSQHSSPAGSPTSVTMGATATRGSPTPSTPSPSPSSSSSGVSSSASFMSSSSSSSSSSSSSSSSSSSSSSSSSSPTQTTTAHLLGSRSVGLKYHGAAGGPGTALNGGATIVATAVPSAAGSANGFHQADKDRNYNFLMLSAGTTAQ; translated from the exons ATGTCAGCGGGCATAAATGCGCTAATACAAGCGGTGCTCTTCCTTGAGCAGAATGAGAAGCCCCCGCAGgcgggaggaggaggagctggtGGTGGGATCGGCCTGGTGCCGCAGCCGATGCCGCTGCACTGCATCAATGGGAATGTCGGTTATCGGAGCAGCAAGAGCATCGGTATacccaccaacaacaacaacaacaacaacaacagcgcgAGTCAGCACAATAGAAACACAACGGGGAGTAACGGCATCATTGGCAGCATTgctgcggcagcggcagcatcgtcatcatcatcgttgTCGGGTTCCGTGTATGCAAACGGAAATGGTAACGGTAATGGCCACAACAGCATCAGCGAtcggagcaacagcagcagctgcggcagcaacagcaacagtccACGCAGTCAATTGGTGGCAAACGGCGGTGCTGGCCATGATTACGACTACGTTGGCAGCGTCAGCGTTGTTGCACCCACCACTGCCGCCGCCCATGGACAATTGGAGGCGTCATCGCTGCGCCACAGCGAAGGTCGCACCATTATCTCGG CGCCCGGCCAAGGCGACagccagcagcaccaccacccaCTGGGCTATGTGAATGGCGGACGGGTGGTGGGCGGCGCCAGCAGCTCCTACCGCCAGCCCATCAATGTCCAGGCGGCAGCGAGcgcggcggcagcagccgccgcaGCAGCGTCGATAGCCAGCAGCTCCTCCGTTTCGACATCGGCGCCAGCGGTGGGATCACAGCTAAGCCACGGCGGACGGAGGCGCACAACCAGCTCCAACAGCAACGG AGCTGGGACTCGGGAGGTGCACAACAAGCTGGAGAAGAACCGTCGGGCCCAGCTGAAGGAGTGCTACGATCAGCTGAAGAGGGAGCTTCCCATGGGGGACGAGGATCGCAAGAAGACCTCCAATTTGATAATACTCGATACGGCCCATAAATATGTCAAG CAATTGAGGCAGCGGGATCGCGAAcaggaggcggaggcggagcgTCTGGCCAAGCAGAAGATTGAGCTGCAAAAGCGATTGAATAGCTTGAAAAGGGACACCGACCAGCAGAGCATTCCACTGAATGAAAAAG CCGTTTGCCTGGCGGCCGGCTCATCAGCATCCGCAACAGCCAGTGGACGCAACGGAACAACCATACTGTTTGATGCCACAACAGCCTCTGTCTGTGCAACTGGG CTAACAACTGTGATAAGCAAAACGAATgcaacaacaccagcagcaaccgccgccgccgccgccgcagcagcagcaacagtgggTGGAGGATTAGGAGCCGGAACCAACTCCAAGCACATCTCCTCTGCCAGCGGGAAagctgtggctgtgtctgtCGCTACTGCTGGAAACCACTTGATCTCCGgtaatggaaatggaaatgggaatggaaaCGGAAACGGGACCACCACCGGAACAGCCATCATGACAATTAAGAACGGCAGCATTCTGGCCATCTCACCAACGGCCATCCAGCATAACTCCCAGCACAGCAGTCCGGCGGGCAGTCCCACGAGCGTGACGATGGGTGCAACCGCAACACGTGGTTCGCCCACACCATCGACGCCGTCGCCATCGCCCAGCTCCTCGTCGAGCGGTGTCTCGTCGTCGGCCTCATTCATGAgctcctcatcatcatcgtcgtcctcctcctcatcctcgtcgtcgtcgtccagCTCATCGTCAAGCTCCTCATCGTCGCCCACACAGACGACGACCGCGCATCTATTGGGATCGCGCAGCGTTGGCCTCAAGTATCATGGGGCCGCAGGTGGCCCTGGCACCGCCCTAAATGGAGGCGCCACCATAGTGGCAACCGCAGTGCCATCAGCTGCGGGATCAGCGAATG GTTTCCATCAGGCGGACAAGGATCGTAATTACAATTTCTTGATGCTCAGTGCTGGCACAACGGCGCAGTAA
- the LOC108163458 gene encoding ras-related protein Ral-a isoform X2, with the protein MSKKPTVGPALHKVIMVGSGGVGKSALTLQFMYDEFVEDYEPTKADSYRKKVVLDGEEVQIDILDTAGQEDYAAIRDNYFRSGEGFLCVFSITDDESFQATQEFREQILRVKNDESIPFLLVGNKCDLNDKRKVPLSECQLRAQQWAVPYVETSAKTRENVDKVFYDLIRDISSRKKQRQTDVKQPPKPNSHCCQLL; encoded by the exons ATGAGCAAGAAGCCAACAGTCGGACCGGCGCTCCACAAGGTCATTATGGTGGGGAGCGGCGGCGTTGGCAAATCCGCCCTCACACTGCAGTTCATGTACGACGAATTCGTTGAGGACTATGAGCCCACCAAGGCCGATAGCTATAGGAAAAAG GTTGTGCTGGACGGTGAGGAAGTACAAATAGATATACTGGATACCGCTGGGCAGGAGGACTATGCCGCCATCAGAGATAATTACTTTCGCAGCGGCGAAGGTTTCCTCTGTGTCTTCTCAATCACAGACGATGAGAGCTTCCAGGCCACGCAGGAATTCAG AGAACAGATATTGCGGGTGAAGAATGACGAGAGCATACCGTTCCTGCTGGTGGGCAACAAATGCGATTTGAATGACAAGCGAAAGGTGCCGCTGAGCGAGTGCCAATTGAGGGCCCAACAGTGGGCGGTGCCCTACGTGGAGACCTCGGCCAAGACGCGCGAGAATGTCGACAAG GTATTTTATGATCTAATCAGGGATATTTCATCGCGTAAAAAACAACGTCAGACGGACGTGAAACAGCCGCCGAAGCCCAATTCTCATTGCTGCCAATTGCTGTAA
- the LOC108163458 gene encoding ras-related protein Ral-a isoform X1, with protein MSKKPTVGPALHKVIMVGSGGVGKSALTLQFMYDEFVEDYEPTKADSYRKKVVLDGEEVQIDILDTAGQEDYAAIRDNYFRSGEGFLCVFSITDDESFQATQEFREQILRVKNDESIPFLLVGNKCDLNDKRKVPLSECQLRAQQWAVPYVETSAKTRENVDKVFFDLMREIRSRKTEDSKATSGRAKDRCKKRRLKCTLL; from the exons ATGAGCAAGAAGCCAACAGTCGGACCGGCGCTCCACAAGGTCATTATGGTGGGGAGCGGCGGCGTTGGCAAATCCGCCCTCACACTGCAGTTCATGTACGACGAATTCGTTGAGGACTATGAGCCCACCAAGGCCGATAGCTATAGGAAAAAG GTTGTGCTGGACGGTGAGGAAGTACAAATAGATATACTGGATACCGCTGGGCAGGAGGACTATGCCGCCATCAGAGATAATTACTTTCGCAGCGGCGAAGGTTTCCTCTGTGTCTTCTCAATCACAGACGATGAGAGCTTCCAGGCCACGCAGGAATTCAG AGAACAGATATTGCGGGTGAAGAATGACGAGAGCATACCGTTCCTGCTGGTGGGCAACAAATGCGATTTGAATGACAAGCGAAAGGTGCCGCTGAGCGAGTGCCAATTGAGGGCCCAACAGTGGGCGGTGCCCTACGTGGAGACCTCGGCCAAGACGCGCGAGAATGTCGACAAG GTATTTTTTGATTTGATGCGCGAGATAAGGTCACGAAAAACCGAAGATTCGAAAGCCACGAGCGGGCGTGCTAAAGATAGATGCAAGAAGCGGAGACTTAAGTGTACCCTACTTTAG